From the genome of Primulina eburnea isolate SZY01 chromosome 12, ASM2296580v1, whole genome shotgun sequence, one region includes:
- the LOC140807987 gene encoding syntaxin-32-like codes for MPLKSGNASIRDRTQEFLGISEKVKKSLASPNGPSSSGSKADEQRSAVATQSEFNRRASKIGFGIHQTSQKLSKLAKLAKRTSVFDDPSMEIQEITAVIKQDITALNSAVVDLQLLSNSHNASGNISSDTTTHSTTVVDDLKNRLMSTTKEFKDVLTMRTENLKVHENRRQLFSSSASKNPTSPFVRQRPLVANPAASTSANPPLPWANGEKSSSQLFHKNQVDGDTRPLLQQQQNQQQQQMVPLQDSYMQSRAEALQNVESTIHELGNIFNQLATLVSQQGEIAIRIDENMDDTVANVEGAQGALLKYLNSISSNRWLMIKIFFVLIFFLMIFLFFVA; via the exons ATGCCGTTGAAGAGCGGGAATGCGTCGATTAGGGATCGGACGCAGGAGTTTTTGGGGATATCGGAGAAGGTAAAGAAGTCGCTTGCGTCACCGAATGGGCCGAGCAGCAGTGGGTCGAAGGCCGATGAACAGCGGTCTGCCGTGGCTACGCAATCGGAATTCAATCGCAGAGCGTCGAAAATCGGGTTTGGAATCCACCAGACCTCGCAGAAGCTATCGAAGCTGGCAAAAT TGGCAAAGAGAACCTCGGTTTTTGACGACCCCTCGATGGAGATCCAGGAGATAACTGCTGTTATTAAGCAAGACATTACAGCACTTAATTCTGCTGTAGTGGACCTCCAGCTTCTTAGTAATTCACACAATGCTAGTGGGAATATATCCAGTGACACCACAACCCATTCTACCACAGTCGTCGATGATTTGAAAAACCGTTTAATGAGCACCACGAAGGAGTTCAAGGATGTTTTGACCATGCGTACAGAG AACCTGAAGGTTCATGAAAACAGAAGACAGTTGTTCTCTTCTTCTGCTTCCAAGAACCCCACGAGCCCTTTTGTTCGCCAACGTCCTTTAGTCGCGAACCCTGCTGCCAGTACCTCAGCTAACCCTCCTCTTCCATGGGCTAATGGAGAAAAATCTTCATCTCAATTGTTCCACAA AAATCAAGTGGATGGGGACACTCGGCCACTACTGCAGCAGCAACAAAATCAACAGCAACAGCAGATGGTTCCATTACAAGACAGCTACATGCAAAGTAGAGCTGAGGCTCTTCAAAATGTGGAATCTACTATTCATGAGCTTGGCAATATCTTCAATCAGCTGGCTACTTTGGTTTCTCAGCAAGGGGAGATTGCTATCAG GATTGACGAGAACATGGATGATACCGTGGCCAACGTGGAGGGAGCTCAAGGAGCTCTGCTGAAGTATCTCAACAGCATCTCATCAAATAGGTGGCTGATGATCAAGATATTCTTTGTATTGATTTTCTTTCTCATGATATTCCTATTTTTTGTCGCGTGA
- the LOC140806886 gene encoding uncharacterized protein isoform X4: MKGHEAKMARMEDILSLPVQDPPYPEFSAAHINWVKVEGGRQGGDDIALIPFSRVDDFVKGESSNAECPANFRVESRRKRNEGSLHKPRVDGYLEYTLYWCSYGPEDYRDVDSNIGENSVMKPSSGKGSRPGRRHMMRGCLCHFTVKRLYTRPLLALVIYNQRYHIDKTGAPCHGILDQEAVGTRAMYAPRISEELRQKVMSLLHVGISLDAIVQNHMEEVQRHGGPLNRDDFLTRNDVRNMERLIRSTSHEFHANDQSSVRIWVHRHQKHVFYYHENSGSGPFILGIQTDWQLQQMLRCGHNGSIAFHSMFGSKKLKFSLCSLLAFDSSQNAIPVAWVITSCSIGQDVHKWVLPLVERIRGKDPRWRPNAILVDDPSVEASVIREAFQCRFLLCLWHVRRGWLKSLLKYCNNFNLQKEMFKHLGRILYGTKSGLSTVDTLEEFMQIYVDQSAFIHHFKIKWLPKIVLAGRIVDQLC; the protein is encoded by the exons ATGAAGGGTCATGAAGCGAAG ATGGCTAGGATGGAAGACATACTAAGTCTTCCAGTGCAGGATCCTCCGTATCCGGAGTTTTCCGCAGCTCATATAAATTGGGTGAAAGTGGAAGGTGGCCGTCAAGGTGGTGATGATATAGCACTTATTCCTTTTTCAAGAGTTGATGATTTTGTAAAAGGTGAATCAAGTAATGCAGAATGCCCAGCTAATTTTCGTGTGGAATCAAGAAGGAAGAGAAACGAAGGGAGTCTCCACAAACCCAGGGTCGATGGATATCTCGAATACACACT GTATTGGTGCTCTTATGGTCCTGAAGATTACCGAGATGTTGACTCTAATATCGGGGAAAACTCAGTAATGAAACCTTCTTCTGGTAAGGGAAGTAGACCTGGGAGACGACACATGATGAGGGGTTGTCTTTGTCATTTTACAGTCAAACGCTTATACACACGGCCTCTTCTTGCTCTTGTCATCTACAACCAGAGATATCACATcgataaaactggagctccatGCCATGGAATTCTTGATCAGGAAGCTGTAGGAACAAGAGCAATGTACGCACCACGAATATCTGAGGAACTACGACAAAAGGTGATGTCCTTGCTCCATGTTGGAATATCGCTAGATGCAATAGTTCAGAATCACATGGAAGAAGTGCAGAGGCATGGAGGGCCCCTCAATCGAGATGATTTCCTCACACGTAATGATGTACGTAACATGGAAAGACTTATCCGCTCCACATCCCACGAATTTCATGCCAATGATCAATCCAGTGTAAGAATATGGGTGCACCGCCACCAGAAACATGTATTCTACTACCACGAGAACTCAGGTTCAGGGCCTTTCATATTAGGAATACAAACAGATTGGCAGCTGCAGCAGATGCTTCGCTGTGGACATAATGGATCTATAGCTTTTCATTCGATGTTTGGTTCAAAGAAACTTAAG TTTTCCCTATGCTCTCTTCTTGCATTTGACTCAAGTCAGAACGCGATCCCTGTTGCATGGGTGATTACCTCCTGTTCTATTGGTCAAGATGTTCACAAGTGGGTATTGCCTTTAGTTGAAAGAATACGGGGTAAGGACCCCAGGTGGAGACCTAATGCTATTCTTGTGGACGATCCCTCTGTAGAGGCTTCTGTCATTCG AGAGGCCTTCCAATGCCGATTTCTATTATGCCTTTGGCATGTTCGCCGTGGTTGGCTTAAAAGTTTATTGAAATATTGTAACAATTTCAATCTGCAAAAAGAGATGTTCAAGCACCTAGGCAGGATTTTGTATGGCACAAAAAGTGGGCTGAGCACTGTCGATACTCTTGAAGAGTTCATGCAAATATATGTGGATCAATCTGCCTTTATACACCATTTCAAAATCAAATGGTTACCAAAAATAG TCTTGGCTGGCAGAATTGTGGATCAACTGTGTTAG
- the LOC140806886 gene encoding uncharacterized protein isoform X1 — protein MKGHEAKMARMEDILSLPVQDPPYPEFSAAHINWVKVEGGRQGGDDIALIPFSRVDDFVKGESSNAECPANFRVESRRKRNEGSLHKPRVDGYLEYTLYWCSYGPEDYRDVDSNIGENSVMKPSSGKGSRPGRRHMMRGCLCHFTVKRLYTRPLLALVIYNQRYHIDKTGAPCHGILDQEAVGTRAMYAPRISEELRQKVMSLLHVGISLDAIVQNHMEEVQRHGGPLNRDDFLTRNDVRNMERLIRSTSHEFHANDQSSVRIWVHRHQKHVFYYHENSGSGPFILGIQTDWQLQQMLRCGHNGSIAFHSMFGSKKLKFSLCSLLAFDSSQNAIPVAWVITSCSIGQDVHKWVLPLVERIRGKDPRWRPNAILVDDPSVEASVIREAFQCRFLLCLWHVRRGWLKSLLKYCNNFNLQKEMFKHLGRILYGTKSGLSTVDTLEEFMQIYVDQSAFIHHFKIKWLPKIELWINCVRTLPVASQELCAPIESYHLRLKSKLLTLLPANSFQRVDFLLHELTTQFLSCYWFDQYTAETGLFKNLRDSFSLMNSWNLAMRIPDVDVLLDEENLEVAKVVSQADRSMVYTIWNPGFEFGICDCSWSMSGNMCKHVIKVAIFCRNRQVARPLLSAQVYRQALLNMLQNLPDDPLVLEHSIAHLKRLQQDIKSLEDLSNNGLLQQLPSTTNSTLSDNLQHFPRI, from the exons ATGAAGGGTCATGAAGCGAAG ATGGCTAGGATGGAAGACATACTAAGTCTTCCAGTGCAGGATCCTCCGTATCCGGAGTTTTCCGCAGCTCATATAAATTGGGTGAAAGTGGAAGGTGGCCGTCAAGGTGGTGATGATATAGCACTTATTCCTTTTTCAAGAGTTGATGATTTTGTAAAAGGTGAATCAAGTAATGCAGAATGCCCAGCTAATTTTCGTGTGGAATCAAGAAGGAAGAGAAACGAAGGGAGTCTCCACAAACCCAGGGTCGATGGATATCTCGAATACACACT GTATTGGTGCTCTTATGGTCCTGAAGATTACCGAGATGTTGACTCTAATATCGGGGAAAACTCAGTAATGAAACCTTCTTCTGGTAAGGGAAGTAGACCTGGGAGACGACACATGATGAGGGGTTGTCTTTGTCATTTTACAGTCAAACGCTTATACACACGGCCTCTTCTTGCTCTTGTCATCTACAACCAGAGATATCACATcgataaaactggagctccatGCCATGGAATTCTTGATCAGGAAGCTGTAGGAACAAGAGCAATGTACGCACCACGAATATCTGAGGAACTACGACAAAAGGTGATGTCCTTGCTCCATGTTGGAATATCGCTAGATGCAATAGTTCAGAATCACATGGAAGAAGTGCAGAGGCATGGAGGGCCCCTCAATCGAGATGATTTCCTCACACGTAATGATGTACGTAACATGGAAAGACTTATCCGCTCCACATCCCACGAATTTCATGCCAATGATCAATCCAGTGTAAGAATATGGGTGCACCGCCACCAGAAACATGTATTCTACTACCACGAGAACTCAGGTTCAGGGCCTTTCATATTAGGAATACAAACAGATTGGCAGCTGCAGCAGATGCTTCGCTGTGGACATAATGGATCTATAGCTTTTCATTCGATGTTTGGTTCAAAGAAACTTAAG TTTTCCCTATGCTCTCTTCTTGCATTTGACTCAAGTCAGAACGCGATCCCTGTTGCATGGGTGATTACCTCCTGTTCTATTGGTCAAGATGTTCACAAGTGGGTATTGCCTTTAGTTGAAAGAATACGGGGTAAGGACCCCAGGTGGAGACCTAATGCTATTCTTGTGGACGATCCCTCTGTAGAGGCTTCTGTCATTCG AGAGGCCTTCCAATGCCGATTTCTATTATGCCTTTGGCATGTTCGCCGTGGTTGGCTTAAAAGTTTATTGAAATATTGTAACAATTTCAATCTGCAAAAAGAGATGTTCAAGCACCTAGGCAGGATTTTGTATGGCACAAAAAGTGGGCTGAGCACTGTCGATACTCTTGAAGAGTTCATGCAAATATATGTGGATCAATCTGCCTTTATACACCATTTCAAAATCAAATGGTTACCAAAAATAG AATTGTGGATCAACTGTGTTAGAACTCTCCCGGTGGCCAGCCAAGAGCTTTGTGCGCCAATAGAATCATATCATCTAAGATTAAAATCCAAACTTCTGACTTTGCTACCGGCAAATTCTTTTCAGAGGGTCGATTTCTTGTTACATGAGTTAACAACTCAATTTCTATCTTGCTATTGGTTTGACCAATATACAGCTGAAACTGGGCTTTTTAAAAACTTGAGGGATAGTTTCAGCTTAATGAACTCATGGAATCTAGCTATGCGAATTCCTGACGTTGATGTGTTATTGGATGAGGAAAATCTCGAGGTTGCCAAAGTTGTTTCTCAGGCAGATAGAAGTATGGTATACACAATTTGGAATCCTGGTTTTGAATTCGGAATCTGtgattgttcttggtctatgagCGGTAATATGTGTAAGCACGTGATCAAGGTTGCAATCTTCTGTCGAAATCGCCAGGTAGCAAGGCCATTGTTGTCTGCTCAAGTTTATAGGCAAGCATTGCTTAATATGCTACAGAATCTGCCAGACGATCCTCTGGTTCTTGAACATTCCATTGCGCATTTAAAACGGTTACAACAAGATATCAAAAGCTTGGAGGATTTGTCAAACAATGGATTGCTTCAGCAATTACCTTCGACTACAAACTCAACACTATCCGATAATCTCCAGCATTTTCCACGGATTTGA
- the LOC140806886 gene encoding uncharacterized protein isoform X2, producing the protein MARMEDILSLPVQDPPYPEFSAAHINWVKVEGGRQGGDDIALIPFSRVDDFVKGESSNAECPANFRVESRRKRNEGSLHKPRVDGYLEYTLYWCSYGPEDYRDVDSNIGENSVMKPSSGKGSRPGRRHMMRGCLCHFTVKRLYTRPLLALVIYNQRYHIDKTGAPCHGILDQEAVGTRAMYAPRISEELRQKVMSLLHVGISLDAIVQNHMEEVQRHGGPLNRDDFLTRNDVRNMERLIRSTSHEFHANDQSSVRIWVHRHQKHVFYYHENSGSGPFILGIQTDWQLQQMLRCGHNGSIAFHSMFGSKKLKFSLCSLLAFDSSQNAIPVAWVITSCSIGQDVHKWVLPLVERIRGKDPRWRPNAILVDDPSVEASVIREAFQCRFLLCLWHVRRGWLKSLLKYCNNFNLQKEMFKHLGRILYGTKSGLSTVDTLEEFMQIYVDQSAFIHHFKIKWLPKIELWINCVRTLPVASQELCAPIESYHLRLKSKLLTLLPANSFQRVDFLLHELTTQFLSCYWFDQYTAETGLFKNLRDSFSLMNSWNLAMRIPDVDVLLDEENLEVAKVVSQADRSMVYTIWNPGFEFGICDCSWSMSGNMCKHVIKVAIFCRNRQVARPLLSAQVYRQALLNMLQNLPDDPLVLEHSIAHLKRLQQDIKSLEDLSNNGLLQQLPSTTNSTLSDNLQHFPRI; encoded by the exons ATGGCTAGGATGGAAGACATACTAAGTCTTCCAGTGCAGGATCCTCCGTATCCGGAGTTTTCCGCAGCTCATATAAATTGGGTGAAAGTGGAAGGTGGCCGTCAAGGTGGTGATGATATAGCACTTATTCCTTTTTCAAGAGTTGATGATTTTGTAAAAGGTGAATCAAGTAATGCAGAATGCCCAGCTAATTTTCGTGTGGAATCAAGAAGGAAGAGAAACGAAGGGAGTCTCCACAAACCCAGGGTCGATGGATATCTCGAATACACACT GTATTGGTGCTCTTATGGTCCTGAAGATTACCGAGATGTTGACTCTAATATCGGGGAAAACTCAGTAATGAAACCTTCTTCTGGTAAGGGAAGTAGACCTGGGAGACGACACATGATGAGGGGTTGTCTTTGTCATTTTACAGTCAAACGCTTATACACACGGCCTCTTCTTGCTCTTGTCATCTACAACCAGAGATATCACATcgataaaactggagctccatGCCATGGAATTCTTGATCAGGAAGCTGTAGGAACAAGAGCAATGTACGCACCACGAATATCTGAGGAACTACGACAAAAGGTGATGTCCTTGCTCCATGTTGGAATATCGCTAGATGCAATAGTTCAGAATCACATGGAAGAAGTGCAGAGGCATGGAGGGCCCCTCAATCGAGATGATTTCCTCACACGTAATGATGTACGTAACATGGAAAGACTTATCCGCTCCACATCCCACGAATTTCATGCCAATGATCAATCCAGTGTAAGAATATGGGTGCACCGCCACCAGAAACATGTATTCTACTACCACGAGAACTCAGGTTCAGGGCCTTTCATATTAGGAATACAAACAGATTGGCAGCTGCAGCAGATGCTTCGCTGTGGACATAATGGATCTATAGCTTTTCATTCGATGTTTGGTTCAAAGAAACTTAAG TTTTCCCTATGCTCTCTTCTTGCATTTGACTCAAGTCAGAACGCGATCCCTGTTGCATGGGTGATTACCTCCTGTTCTATTGGTCAAGATGTTCACAAGTGGGTATTGCCTTTAGTTGAAAGAATACGGGGTAAGGACCCCAGGTGGAGACCTAATGCTATTCTTGTGGACGATCCCTCTGTAGAGGCTTCTGTCATTCG AGAGGCCTTCCAATGCCGATTTCTATTATGCCTTTGGCATGTTCGCCGTGGTTGGCTTAAAAGTTTATTGAAATATTGTAACAATTTCAATCTGCAAAAAGAGATGTTCAAGCACCTAGGCAGGATTTTGTATGGCACAAAAAGTGGGCTGAGCACTGTCGATACTCTTGAAGAGTTCATGCAAATATATGTGGATCAATCTGCCTTTATACACCATTTCAAAATCAAATGGTTACCAAAAATAG AATTGTGGATCAACTGTGTTAGAACTCTCCCGGTGGCCAGCCAAGAGCTTTGTGCGCCAATAGAATCATATCATCTAAGATTAAAATCCAAACTTCTGACTTTGCTACCGGCAAATTCTTTTCAGAGGGTCGATTTCTTGTTACATGAGTTAACAACTCAATTTCTATCTTGCTATTGGTTTGACCAATATACAGCTGAAACTGGGCTTTTTAAAAACTTGAGGGATAGTTTCAGCTTAATGAACTCATGGAATCTAGCTATGCGAATTCCTGACGTTGATGTGTTATTGGATGAGGAAAATCTCGAGGTTGCCAAAGTTGTTTCTCAGGCAGATAGAAGTATGGTATACACAATTTGGAATCCTGGTTTTGAATTCGGAATCTGtgattgttcttggtctatgagCGGTAATATGTGTAAGCACGTGATCAAGGTTGCAATCTTCTGTCGAAATCGCCAGGTAGCAAGGCCATTGTTGTCTGCTCAAGTTTATAGGCAAGCATTGCTTAATATGCTACAGAATCTGCCAGACGATCCTCTGGTTCTTGAACATTCCATTGCGCATTTAAAACGGTTACAACAAGATATCAAAAGCTTGGAGGATTTGTCAAACAATGGATTGCTTCAGCAATTACCTTCGACTACAAACTCAACACTATCCGATAATCTCCAGCATTTTCCACGGATTTGA
- the LOC140806886 gene encoding uncharacterized protein isoform X3 — MKPSSGKGSRPGRRHMMRGCLCHFTVKRLYTRPLLALVIYNQRYHIDKTGAPCHGILDQEAVGTRAMYAPRISEELRQKVMSLLHVGISLDAIVQNHMEEVQRHGGPLNRDDFLTRNDVRNMERLIRSTSHEFHANDQSSVRIWVHRHQKHVFYYHENSGSGPFILGIQTDWQLQQMLRCGHNGSIAFHSMFGSKKLKFSLCSLLAFDSSQNAIPVAWVITSCSIGQDVHKWVLPLVERIRGKDPRWRPNAILVDDPSVEASVIREAFQCRFLLCLWHVRRGWLKSLLKYCNNFNLQKEMFKHLGRILYGTKSGLSTVDTLEEFMQIYVDQSAFIHHFKIKWLPKIELWINCVRTLPVASQELCAPIESYHLRLKSKLLTLLPANSFQRVDFLLHELTTQFLSCYWFDQYTAETGLFKNLRDSFSLMNSWNLAMRIPDVDVLLDEENLEVAKVVSQADRSMVYTIWNPGFEFGICDCSWSMSGNMCKHVIKVAIFCRNRQVARPLLSAQVYRQALLNMLQNLPDDPLVLEHSIAHLKRLQQDIKSLEDLSNNGLLQQLPSTTNSTLSDNLQHFPRI, encoded by the exons ATGAAACCTTCTTCTGGTAAGGGAAGTAGACCTGGGAGACGACACATGATGAGGGGTTGTCTTTGTCATTTTACAGTCAAACGCTTATACACACGGCCTCTTCTTGCTCTTGTCATCTACAACCAGAGATATCACATcgataaaactggagctccatGCCATGGAATTCTTGATCAGGAAGCTGTAGGAACAAGAGCAATGTACGCACCACGAATATCTGAGGAACTACGACAAAAGGTGATGTCCTTGCTCCATGTTGGAATATCGCTAGATGCAATAGTTCAGAATCACATGGAAGAAGTGCAGAGGCATGGAGGGCCCCTCAATCGAGATGATTTCCTCACACGTAATGATGTACGTAACATGGAAAGACTTATCCGCTCCACATCCCACGAATTTCATGCCAATGATCAATCCAGTGTAAGAATATGGGTGCACCGCCACCAGAAACATGTATTCTACTACCACGAGAACTCAGGTTCAGGGCCTTTCATATTAGGAATACAAACAGATTGGCAGCTGCAGCAGATGCTTCGCTGTGGACATAATGGATCTATAGCTTTTCATTCGATGTTTGGTTCAAAGAAACTTAAG TTTTCCCTATGCTCTCTTCTTGCATTTGACTCAAGTCAGAACGCGATCCCTGTTGCATGGGTGATTACCTCCTGTTCTATTGGTCAAGATGTTCACAAGTGGGTATTGCCTTTAGTTGAAAGAATACGGGGTAAGGACCCCAGGTGGAGACCTAATGCTATTCTTGTGGACGATCCCTCTGTAGAGGCTTCTGTCATTCG AGAGGCCTTCCAATGCCGATTTCTATTATGCCTTTGGCATGTTCGCCGTGGTTGGCTTAAAAGTTTATTGAAATATTGTAACAATTTCAATCTGCAAAAAGAGATGTTCAAGCACCTAGGCAGGATTTTGTATGGCACAAAAAGTGGGCTGAGCACTGTCGATACTCTTGAAGAGTTCATGCAAATATATGTGGATCAATCTGCCTTTATACACCATTTCAAAATCAAATGGTTACCAAAAATAG AATTGTGGATCAACTGTGTTAGAACTCTCCCGGTGGCCAGCCAAGAGCTTTGTGCGCCAATAGAATCATATCATCTAAGATTAAAATCCAAACTTCTGACTTTGCTACCGGCAAATTCTTTTCAGAGGGTCGATTTCTTGTTACATGAGTTAACAACTCAATTTCTATCTTGCTATTGGTTTGACCAATATACAGCTGAAACTGGGCTTTTTAAAAACTTGAGGGATAGTTTCAGCTTAATGAACTCATGGAATCTAGCTATGCGAATTCCTGACGTTGATGTGTTATTGGATGAGGAAAATCTCGAGGTTGCCAAAGTTGTTTCTCAGGCAGATAGAAGTATGGTATACACAATTTGGAATCCTGGTTTTGAATTCGGAATCTGtgattgttcttggtctatgagCGGTAATATGTGTAAGCACGTGATCAAGGTTGCAATCTTCTGTCGAAATCGCCAGGTAGCAAGGCCATTGTTGTCTGCTCAAGTTTATAGGCAAGCATTGCTTAATATGCTACAGAATCTGCCAGACGATCCTCTGGTTCTTGAACATTCCATTGCGCATTTAAAACGGTTACAACAAGATATCAAAAGCTTGGAGGATTTGTCAAACAATGGATTGCTTCAGCAATTACCTTCGACTACAAACTCAACACTATCCGATAATCTCCAGCATTTTCCACGGATTTGA
- the LOC140806887 gene encoding leucine-rich repeat extensin-like protein 7: MKNKIPHLRASLYVVFCLLFNVSTTHHINLSPDYHVSFDDHDHFHNHRRLLSYHGDPLAIQPWLQFENSRMKNAYIALQSWKESMISDPKNVTANWVGSDVCNYAGVFCWPAPDDPLQRTVSGIDITHSDIAGHLPHELGLLYDIALFHVNSNRFCGTIPQSFLNLKLLFEIDLSNNHFSGKFPDLLLQLPTLKYLDIRYNEFEGELPNKLFEKEFDAILLNNNKFSSSLPDNIGDSPVSVLVMANNKLEGCVPVSLGRMARNLQELILRNNGLSSCFPCEIGKLKNLTVLDLSRNKIMGPLPESIGDMPSLEQLNVAHNMMLGTISTRICTLPNLVTFSFNHNFFWAEAPACLKSTKFNDRKNCLRGRPIQRSEVQCKKFLSHRVNCSSFNCATSPPPAPPSPQPIYSPPPPVSPPRLPCPPPPPAIPCLKSPPPPPLFSPPPFSFPPPPSPPNHPPLPSSSPPPGCVTPSPPPPTTIKISPSQLH; encoded by the coding sequence ATGAAGAACAAGATTCCTCATTTACGTGCTTCCTTATACGTCGTCTTTTGCCTTCTGTTCAATGTCTCCACAACACATCACATAAATCTCTCACCTGATTATCATGTGAGTTTTGATGACCACGATCATTTTCACAACCATAGGCGGCTCTTGTCCTACCATGGGGACCCTCTAGCTATCCAGCCATGGCTACAGTTCGAGAACTCGAGAATGAAGAATGCTTATATAGCACTGCAATCTTGGAAAGAATCCATGATATCTGATCCAAAGAACGTAACTGCTAATTGGGTTGGATCTGATGTGTGCAACTACGCCGGTGTGTTCTGTTGGCCAGCACCTGATGACCCTCTTCAACGCACAGTTTCTGGTATCGATATTACCCACAGTGACATTGCAGGGCACCTCCCCCATGAACTAGGATTGCTTTATGATATTGCCTTATTTCATGTCAACTCAAACCGTTTTTGTGGTACAATTCCACAGAGTTTCTTGAATTTGAAGTTACTTTTTGAGATTGATCTCAGTAACAACCACTTCTCGGGTAAATTTCCTGACCTTCTTCTCCAGTTGCCGACACTGAAGTATCTTGACATTCGGTACAATGAATTTGAAGGCGAGCTCCCAAATAAACTATtcgagaaagaatttgatgctaTTCTTCTAAACAACAATAAATTTTCTTCATCGCTACCTGATAATATTGGTGACTCCCCCGTCTCTGTCCTTGTTATGGCCAATAATAAGCTTGAGGGATGTGTGCCGGTAAGTTTAGGCAGGATGGcaagaaatcttcaagaacTTATTCTTAGAAACAACGGCCTTTCATCATGTTTTCCATGCGAGATTGGGAAGCTGAAGAACTTGACCGTGCTAGATTTGAGCCGAAACAAAATAATGGGGCCGTTACCTGAAAGCATAGGAGATATGCCGAGCTTGGAGCAACTGAATGTGGCGCATAACATGATGTTGGGGACAATTTCTACCAGGATATGTACGCTCCCAAATTTGGTAACCTTTTCATTCAATCACAACTTTTTCTGGGCCGAGGCACCGGCTTGCTTGAAATCAACTAAATTCAATGACAGAAAGAACTGTTTAAGAGGAAGGCCAATACAAAGATCAGAGGTCCAGTGTAAGAAGTTCCTGTCTCACAGAGTCAATTGTAGCAGTTTCAATTGTGCTACCTCTCCGCCACCAGCTCCTCCATCTCCACAACCAATTTATTCTCCACCACCGCCTGTTTCTCCTCCACGGTTACCTTGCCCACCACCACCGCCTGCAATTCCCTGCCTGAAAAGCCCACCGCCTCCACCCTTATTTTCTCCACCTCCGTTCTCATTTCCTCCACCTCCGTCACCCCCTAACCATCCACCGCTGCCATCATCATCGCCACCACCAGGTTGTGTAACACCATCTCCGCCACCACCGACCACGATTAAGATCTCACCTAGCCAGCTCCACTGA